TCAAGCTCCCCCCAGTCCGTCTCTGTCAGCATCTGCCGGACGGCGCTGGCCACCATCGGCCCGCGCCACATCACGGGAGCGTCGCCCTCCGCCAGAAACCCCAGCGACATCAGCTTCAGCCCGTATTTCTCGGGCGCCGCCATACGTTTGACCTCTTCTCCCGTTTCAGGGTCTCTCACCTTCACGAGCATGGGGGTCTGCTGGATGTCAAGCATGAGAGGGATGCTAGGCCCGTAGATATCCGCATCCAGCAGTCCCGTTTTCGCTCCGGAGGAGGCGAGTGCCGCCGCCAGGTTCACGGCTACCGTGGATTTCCCCACACCACCTTTGCCGCTGGCCACCGCAATGATGTGCTTGACTCCCGGCACGGGCTGCTGCTCCCGCCTGCGGCCCTGTGGCACCCGGCTGGACCATTCTATGTTCACCTGCTCCACTCCGGGGATGGTCATGACGGCATTCCGGCAGTCCTGCTCGATGGTAGCTTTCAGAGGACAGGCCGGCGTGGTCAGCTGCACCTCGAACGCCACCTGGCCTCCGCAGACCCGCACGTTGCGGATCATGCCGAGTTCCACCAGAGGGCGCCCGATCTCCGGATCCTTCACATCCTTCAGCGACCCGAGGACGGTCTCGGTGGTGATGGCGCCGGTCTGCCCCGTTCCATCTTCGCTGCCTTTTTTGCGGAATATCATCGCGCGGATGCCTCCTCTAGCTGCTTATGCGCTCTCTCAAGTCTACACCATCAGGGACGGCGCGGCCTGCGTCATCCGTTCGCCGCCGCATATCTTTGTTTCCGCAGCGACCCCGGCAAATCTCCTGATGCCTCCACGGCCTGGGCTGTGGAATCACCTTAATGAAAGGGCGACTTTGGAACAGCATGACCTGCTCGTTTCCTGCCCCATGACCGGGCGGGGAGGGCGGTCGGCTGCCATGAGTGGCCTGGCATATCGTCCGGGACGGGTGAGGAGCGCGTTCGGTCTCAGATTTTGCGCGCGCCTGTCGAGGACAAGCGGGAGGAAGGCGCTTTCATGGCTGATTCGAAGGGTGACGCAACCCCTATGACAGGAATGGACATACCCAGCTTGCCGGGCGGGCTGGCAAGCGTACTGTCGGTTGCGGGTTCAGAGGATGCCACGGCGGAGGACGTGGCCCAGGCCATTATGCTGGACCCGGGGCTGTCCACCAAGGTGCTCAGAATGGCGAACTCAGCCTTCTACGGGCGGCTGACGCGAGCAGAGACGGTGACAGAGGCTGTGGTGACGCTGGGATTCGGCGCGGTGCGAACCATAGCGCTGGCCGCTTCTGTGGTGGAGCACATTCTCCCCGAGGAGAGCGTGCCCGGCCTGAGTTGGCAGGCATTCTGGAAGCATTGCGTCTCCACAGGAGCATCAGCGGAACTGCTGCTCCGCCATATGACAGGCAGCAGGCGCAATGCTGAGGTAGCGTTCGTGGCAGGGCTCTTGCACGATGTCGGCAAGCTGGTGGTCGCACGGAACGCCCCGACGGCGTTTGCGGCCTCGATCCAGGCGGCTCGAGCGAGAGGGGGCAACTCCATCGCCGCCGAAACGGAGGTGCTGGGCACCGACCATTCCCTGGTCGGCGCCATGCTGGCCGAGGCCTGGCGCATCCCGGATGTCATTGCTACTGCCATCTCCTCCCATCACTGCGACACGGATCCCGCAGAGCTTGATCCGTCAGTGGCCGCGGTGCGGGCGGGCAACATCATCGCGAAAATGGCTCAGGGCTCCTATCTTGCCGGATGTGAGGTGACCCAGACCGCGGCAGATGCGGCGGCCGCTGCAGGCGTTGATCCGCAAGTCATTGCCGAGGTTCTCGAAGCTCTGCCCGGAAGGCTTCTCGAATGCGAGGAGGTCACTTCCTGGGGAAGCGCCCTGCCGGGCGCTCCCGCGGTGGCCGCTTGACAAACATCGAAAAACCCATCACGGCCGCGTGAAGGACGGGTTGGGCCATCGGTCTAATGCCTGGATATAGTTCTCAGGTGAGACCGATGGCCATTTGCTTTCCGTATAGATTGTGTGTTCTGCTGTCCCTGGCTCTGGCCGCAGCGCTGCCGGCTTCCGCCGCCGGGCTTGTATCGGGCGGGCAGGTGCTGGACGCTGCGGATGGACGTCCCCTGGCTGGAGCCACGGTGGCCGTCTTCGATGACCGGGGAGAGGTGGTGGGCACCGACAACACGGACGCCGACGGAGTATGGGCCGTGCCGGTCGACTGGGCACACTGCCATCTGAAAGCGCCGCCCGGCGGCAAGGGACTGTTCTCCACGGTGACCGGAGTGGTGCTCTGGCCGTTCCGGATTGTGTCGGATATCGTTGTCACACCGGCCTCCTCAGCCATCAAGGGGGCCATCAAAGCGGCCGGAGGAGCCGCAGCGGCCGGAGTGGGCGTAGCGGCCGCCGCCGGAGCGGGTCCTGTCGCCGCCGCTGCGGCCGGGGCGGCCGCACGGACGGTGGGCAGCTACGCCGCCGAGCAGGTTGTGGGAGATCCGGACGAGGATTTGGAGCACAATAAGATGAAGCCCCTGCAGTCCTCCCGCGGAGCCACCGGACAGGTGCGCGTCCGGGTGTGGAAGAAGGGGTTTCAGGACTACACCGGCGTCACAGGAGTTTATCTCCTCAGCTCCATCCGGATGGAGGAGGGCCGGCACGTTCCACTGGCCCTGACCGATGCGGTGCAACTGGCCCGCAGCGGCTCCGGCCTGACATCTTCGGCCCCGGTGCGGTTCGGGTGGTTCCGCCGCGTGGAAGCCGATCCGGCCGTCGCGCCGGGAGGCTCGCGGGTGCGTCTTTCCGCCGAGATCACGCTTCCCCGGGAGGCCGCCGAGAGGGCTTGGGTGATCGCCCGCAATCTGACCACACGGAAGGACTATGTAATGATCCACGCGGGCGGGGATGTCTGGCAGGCAGACATAGACGCGCCGGAGAGAGGTCCGTTCCGCAATCACGAGATCGCCATTGTTGCCTATCGTTCGCCGCTCGAGGATGGCGGAAGAGACCGCGGGGCGGAAGGGCGCATGGATCGTCAGGGCGCGTTCGACCCGAAGAAGCCATTCCCCGTGGATCCGGCTCTGCTGCTTTCCCGCAATAGAGGGTACACGGTCGTCACGGTAACGCGTCCTGAGAAGCAGCGCTGATACGGGAGCCTATGGCTGCTCCAGTTTCTGGCGTTCTTCCTTCAGGGACGCCACATTGGAGGCAAAGAGTTCGTCGTAGCGCTTCTGAAGCCGTTGGCGCAGTGTGGGGTCGGATGTGGCGATGATGAGCCGGCTGAGAAAAATCTCTCCCGGTTCCAGCCCCAGCCAGCCGTCCCGGACGCTCCATTTTACCTCGGCGATACCGTCGCCTGTCACCTCGAAGACGTCGGCTGCCTCCAGCCAGGACGGCAGCTTCACGCGGATGCGCGCCTCCATTGCCGGACGCACCACGGTGCCCAGACGGTCGCTCGCAGCGTTCTCGTTCACCGTGATCACGGCCAGAGTGTCTGTGCCGGACAAAAGCGTTCGCACCCAGAGGTAGCGCGACGCCTGAGTCTCCAGCGGTGCCGGGCAAGATGTGGTGATCACGGGCCCGGCCGTGCGCACCTCTGCGCCCAGCAGCCCGATCTCGTTCCAGAGAGCCTTTGCCTCCGACGTTGCTGCCTCGAGTCCCCGGCAGAACCGGTCATATGCGAACCACCAGTAGGAGAGACCTTTGGCTCCTTCCCCGATGGCGTAATACACCTCCATCCGCTTCTCTTCCGGTGTCGGGAAGCGTCCCAGGTAGCCGTCCGGATGCTCGTACTGGGTGGAGCAAAGGATGACGTGGAGCGGTTTTGGCTGCCCGGAGGACTGGGAGATGGCGGTCACCGCCTGCACGTAGGTGGGCCGGATGTGGGATCCCAAGTAGTAGGGGTGCCGGGTGTAGGAGTGGTCCAGCTGCTCGGGGTGATAGGGATCCACACAGGGGATGTCCGCAAGCTGGTGATACATATACCAGTTTTCGGGCTTGTAGGTGTTGTCTATGTTCAGCAGCACGGGGCTGTTTGGGCCAAAACGCTGCAGGATCTGCGTCCAGCCCACCAGAAACTGTCCCAGCACTCCCAGCCGCTCCTTCTCGGGAATGTCGCGGAAAGCCGCGTCGTTGGCGTCGGGCTCGTCCATCGCGAACAGGAACAGGGCATCGTTCTCTTTCGATGGCCAGTGCACCATCCGCCGGACACCCTGCGAGTCGCACCACCGCCACCCTTCGGGCGAGTTGAAGTACTCGCGGCACTGTCCCACCACAAAGGGCATAACGGCGTTGATGTTATGCCGTTTGTAGTCCGCGATGAACTGTTTTGTCGCCGTCTCCGGGTCCAGGCCTTCGCCGGAAGGTGAGCTCCACACGCCGTAGACCATCTCGTGGCCCCATGCTCGCATGCCCGCCATCGCGGCTGAACCGTCGGCATATTCCGCCCGGAAGACGTGCCAGGACAGCCAGCCGAGCGGCTTCTCCGGGCGCAGAGTCATGGCGCTGCAGGGAAGCGCCGGATCGGAAACGATGCGGGTCTGCGCCGTCACGTCTTGTCCGTCCATCAGCAATCTGACGGGTACCGCGCCTCCGGTGGGGTGAAAGGCATAGAGATGGACCGTTTTCAGATCCGGGCTGAAGGCGATGGTTCCAAACCGGGGATACTCGCGGCGGGTGTGAACGACGGTCCGGCCGGCCACCTGCCCCCCGGCCAGAAGTTGGATGTCCAGCCGGTCCGGTTCCGGCGCGCGTTTCAGCCGGATGACCAGTTCGCCGTGCCCGCCGGGTGGAATGATCTGAGGGCCGGCCTTCCACCACGCGGGCCAGCCGCACCTTTTCGCCTTCGCGATGTCTGCCTGCGGCAGCCGGGAGAGCAACAGGCTGCTGTAAAAACGGTCCTCGGCGCGCTCCGGGCGATGGGATGGCTCCAGGACCTGCGTCAGCTTCAGCCCCTGAACAGCCGCATCGTTGACGGTGACGGGTTCCGGGCCCGTGTTCCTGAAGTAGACGAACAGATATCCGCCTAGCGGCATATCGGGACGGGCGTAAACGAGGGGCTCGCCATCGTCGTCCCGGAACGACCATCCTTCCTGCCAGAGGTTCATAAACTGCGGGAACGGGATGTCCGCGAAGTAGCAGGAACCGGTGATCTCAAGCGTCGCGGCCGGACCGGGTGCCGGCAGGCTCATCAAGGCGGCGCAGATCAGCAGGTAACAGGCATATCGGGGCATCGCGGCGGCCTCCTCAGGTGTGTTGTCCGGGCAGAGGTGTGATGATGGGATGTTACTCCTGCGCTCCCGTTTTTCCTCCCTTGAAACCCCGCAAGATTGCTGGAACATCCTGCGCGCTGATGCAGTCAATGAAATGCCCGTACCGGGTCGGGAGTCTGCCGGCGCGGGGAGGGGGAAAGAAGGGATCCGTCCTTGACAGCGCTCCGTGCGTATGGTACGATTACCAGGGGAGTTCGTGAAGGACGCCGTGCCCCGCAGTCCCCGCATCCCGCGTCAGGCTCGCTACCCAGGCCGTCCGTTTGCCGCGCTGTTTGACGTCTGCAGGCGCAAGGTAAGGGATGCGAGAAGGCCGGCTGGCCGCCGCATCAGGCGCCGGTGGGGCGTGGCTCCGGCGGCTCCCTGGAGTCCCGTTGATGCTCCGGGCGTTTCGAAACGGAAGTCAGCGCGCTTCCTGCAGACCCGCCGGAGTTCAACCGATTATTGGCTAATCCTTTACAAGAAGGGCAGGAGAGATCCGCAATGAAGCAGCGTGGTTTCACTCTCATCGAGCTTCTCGTTGTGATCGCGATCATCGCCATTCTGGCGGCGATCCTGTTCCCGGTCTTCGCGAGAGCCCGGCAGGCGGCGCTGGCTTCCGGTTGCCAGAGCAACCTGAAGCAGATCGGCACCGCCGTCAACATGTACACGCAGGACTACGAAGAGACGTATCCCACTAACCGCGTCAATCCCACCTCCGCCATCGCCGAGCAGACGTTCCTTACGCCTCCCGGCGCGGCCACCCAGCTGCAGCTGACCTTCGTTGAGGGGCTGGACAAGTATATCCAGAAGGCTACACAGGGCGACGCGGCCAGCGTGTGGAAGTGCCCCGCCGTGAAGGTTTTCTTCCCCACCACCGACGGCAAGGTTCCGGGATACGGTGACAGCCGCGTCACCTACGGGATGAACTTCAACCTGTTCGAGGAGACGGAAGGGACCGCCAAGTTCCCGGCGCAGACCATGCTGTTCCGTGAGCTGGGCGTCATCGGCCAGTCCTACGCGGTGGCTCGCCCGCCCAGCGCAGGCGCTAAGCCCACCAAGATCTTCCTAGCCGACGCCGACACATGGGGTCTCACCAGGGCGCAGAGGAATATGCACGGCAACGCCAGCCATATCCTCTTCCTGGATGGTCACGTGGAGAAGGTCCAGCACGACCTGGCCAGGACGCAGAACGTCCGCAACGACTGCCCGGCGCGTCCGGGAGCGTGGGCTGCCTGCGAGAACAACGATCCCAACAGGCCGAAGATCTGGATAACTCCGTAAGGTTCAGGCTTTTTGACCCGGGCCGGCTTCCAAAGGCCGGCCCGGGAGTGTTCCAACCGGTTTCATCCGCCAGTCCTTCGGGCAGGCGGGTGATGAGCGTAAACTGAATATCGTTCGTCGCTGCTCCCCGGCCGCACGGAACGGGGGAGAAGGCTCAGGCGAGGGCGCGCGGATTCTGACGTAGACAGGTCCGCCCCGGGCAATCATCATTCGTTCATACCTGCTGACCGCTCGAAGCGCCCGGCCATCCGGAGCCCCGGTCCCGCAGCCGGCGAGGAGACTTCCCATCGCAAAGGGGTCAACAAAGTCATGCTGAGCATCACCAAGAAAAGGACGGGGTTCACGCTCATCGAGCTCCTCGTCGTCATCGCGATCATCGCCATCCTGGCGGCCATTCTGTTCCCGGTGTTCGCCCGCGCCCGCGAGGCCGCGCGCAAGTCGGGATGCCAGAACAACCTGAAGCAGCTGGTGCTGTCGCTCAAGATGTACATGGACGACAACAACCAGACGCTTCCGTCCTCTCGCATCCGGAATTCGAACATCGGCGCGGGGTCTGACGCTGTTCTTTTGCACTACGCTTGGCGACCTGAACGCCACTAACCTGGCTCCGATCCGGCCAGACCATCGCCACCGTGCTGAAGAACTACGTCAAGACTCGCGAGATGTGGGGTTGCCCGTCCGACAGCGTGGACGTGACCAATCCCAGCTACACCGGTGAGATGTCCTACTATTACCGCCGTTGCGTTGACCAGGGCGCGAACAACGGCCTCGCCAGCGAGTACGTATTCGAGTATCCGGCGAGCCAGGGCATCTTTGTGGAGCGCCTGGGCTACCACGGCGGTGAGTCAGGCAAAGGCTGGGCCGCGGGAGTGAAGTTGAACATGGCTTTCCTGGACGGGCATGTGCAGTATTGCGCAGCCAACGGCGGAGAGACTACGGCGGCGGGACCGAACAACAGAACAGCCCTGAACCAAGGTTGGTGGGATGGCACGAATGGGTGGCCGATGTTTTACAACTATCGTGCGGCTGCCGATGGAAACCAAACAACGATCGGAACCGTCCCAGCAAGTAGGTTCTTCAATCCATCATTTTATAGAGACGACGTTCGCTAAGACAGTCAACACTGCGTGACGCTGTTAGCTAACGCAGTGACAGGCTGAAACGGAATTCGACAGCAGCCCCGGAGCGGCCATCACGCTCCGGGGCTTTTTTCACCTCCCGGGGTGCCTGACTGCAAAGGGTTGTCCTAGACGGCACTCCGCAAGACGGCTTTTCTCTGATTGCGTAGGGTTTCTCGGAGCCACACGCGGTATTCCGGGAACTTGTCCCCGGAATCCACGCTGCGGTGGTTGAGCCGTCCGCCGCAGGGGGACGAGTCGAAACCACAGGCACCCATCGGCGTGGTCTCGATACGCGCGGCTTTCGCCGCGCTACTCGACCAACGTAGAATGGAGTAAGAGGAGCATCAGGGGGAAGAGGGTTTCACAGGGGAGGAGGTGCCAGGAATGGGGATGGAGGTTATTCTCCCGGTTGGTTCTGGTCTTCACGTACCTCCTCTTCCAACCCCTCGGCCGACTCCAGCGTCTCTCGCAGGACTCGCAGGGCCTCCTCCCGCCGGTCTGCCGGGACGGCCACACTTTCGTCGGCAAGGGGTCCGATCGGGAAAGGATAGAGTGCTCCCACCTGTCCCACTTCGATGACCGGGATGCCGGCGTCGCGCAGAACCTCCCGCACGATCTGCGCTTCCATTTCGTCTCGCGCTTCGTAGACGATGACGAAATCGCCCCTGTCTTCAGGGGAGCGGGCGGAAGGCTCGTGGGAGGCTGAAGTGCTCACAGGGATTCACTCCTGCGAGGGAACGGACGCCGCCGGGCCTGGCTCTGGAATGTCCACCGGCGGCAGGGACGGCTGCGCTTCGCCGATGCCCGTTCTGCCGGGAGCCGCACCGCGGCCGGTCTCCACCGCGGCAATGGCCGCGCGGTCTGACCAGCGCAGCACAGGCGAAGAGAAGATGCCAAGCAGGGTCACGCCGGCGGCGAGCGCGGCCAGAGCAGCTGCCGAAAGCCGGGCAGGCTCATACTGAGGCGCCTCCGATGGCTCCTCACGGGGCTCCTCCATCCACATCATCACACTGACGCGCAGGTAGTAGTAGACCGCCAGGACGCTCGTCAGAACTGCGATGACAGTCAGACCCACATATCCCTGCTCCAGCGCGGCCAGGAAAAGATAAAGTTTGGCGAAGAAGCCCGCGAACGGCGGGATACCCGCCAGCGAGAACAGGAACACCGCCATCAGCGCACCTGCGAAGGGATGACGGCGGGCCGCGCCGCGATAATCATAGAGCGTCTCGATCCGGTCGCCCTTTCCGGCCAGGAACGCCGCCACACCAAAAGCGCCCAGGGTGGTCACTCCGTAGGCGGCCAGGTAGAACACAAGAGCGCTGAAACCGTTCACCGTGCCGGTCAGCACACCCAGAAGCAGATACCCAGCGTGGCCGATGCTGGAGTAGGCGAGCAGCCTCTTCACGTTCTGTTGAGCCAGCGCCAGAAGGTTCCCCCAGACCATGGTCGCCGCGGCCAGCGCCCAGAGCAGCGCGTTCCAGCCCGGTAGGTCGCCGTGAGCTCCCGCGCTGACGATTCGCACCAGCGCCGCAAATCCGGCCGCCTTGGCCACAATGGACATGAACGCCGTTACGGGAGTCGGGGCGCCCTGGTAGACGTCCGGCGTCCACCAGTGGAACGGCACCAGCGCCACTTTGAACGCCAGGGCGATCAACACCATCGCGACGCCGGCCGCAAGGAGCGCATCTGCCCCGCGTCCAAGTAGCAACAGTCCCAGCGCCATCTGGTGGTAACCCGTGCCGCCCACCGACGCGAACACCAGAGCCGCTCCGAACACCAGAAAAGACGACGCGAACGCCCCCAGCAGGAAGTATTTCAGAGCGGCTTCCTTGCTCTGCTCGCGCCCGCGGGCGAAACCGGCCAGCACATACAGCGGGATGGACAGAAGCTCCAGTCCCATAAACAGCAGGATCAGGTCGTCCGCCGCGGCCATCAGGAGGGCTCCGGCGGCCGAGAACATCATCAGGCTGTAGTACTCGCCGCGAGCCATCTCCTCGCGGTTCACGTAGTTCACGGACAGCAGCACCGCGATGGCCGTCGCCGCGAGGACCAGAAGGCTGAAGATCACCGTGAAGGAATCGAGCGCGAGCAGGCGGACAGGTCCCTGTTGCGTCCCCGGAGCGGCCAGCGTGGCCCATCCCGTACCCGCGATCCCCGCTAGCGCGATCCACGGAAGCGCCCGGCGGGCGGACGCGGGCCAGAACGCTCCGAACAGCATCACCAGCGTCGCCGCCGCGCACAGAGCCGCCGCCGGGGCGCTCACTAGCAGGAGGTCCATAAGCGGCAACGCCGGACTGTTTCCCGCAGGCGCAACAGGGGCAACGGCAACAGCGTGAGCGGTCGAAGCGCAGGCCGCCGCGAGTGTGGATGAAAGCAGCAAAGTGGCTTCCTTCAGCCTCATCTGGCCTCCTTCCGAGCGGCTGCGTCCGCCTGATACGACGCAGGCGAGCTGACTCCCGCTGACTGCGCCATCCTGATCACGTTGTCCACGCTCGGCTCCATCCGGTCCAGGAAGGGCTTCGGATAAACCCCGAGCCAGATGGTGCCCGCCACCAGAGGGACAAGCACCGCCATCTCCCGGAAGTTTAGATCCTTTAGAGAGCGGTTCTCATCCCGGGTGATGGGGCCCTGAAGCACCCGTTGAAGCATCCATAGCATATAGCAGGCGGAGAGGATCGCGCCCGTGGCCGCCAGGACGGCATACCAGGGGTTGGCAAGCCAACTGCCCACCAGCACCAGCCACTCTCCGACAAAACCCGACAGAAACGGCAGGCCGATGCTCGCCATCGTCACGATGACGAAGATTGCGCCATACTTCGGCATCGATGCCCAGATTCCGCCGTAATCCTCGATCAGCCGCGTATGCCTCCGCTCGTAGATCATCCCCACCAGCAGGAACAGAGCACCCGTCGAGAACCCGTGGCTGATCATCTGTACCAGGCTGCCCTGAGCTCCCTGGAGGGTGAACACGAAGATCCCGAGGACGGACACACCCAGATGACTGACGGACGAATACGCCACCAGCTTTTTCATGTCCGGCTGCACCAGGGCCACCAACGCCCCGTAGATGATGCCGATGATGCCCAGGGCGATCATCACCGGAGCGAATGCCAGGCTCGCCTCCGGGAAGAACGGGATGCAGAAGCGAAGGAAGCCGTAGGTGCCCATCTTCAGGAGCACGCCCGCCAGGATGACTGAACCCGCCGTGGGAGCCTCCACATGCGCATCCGGCAGCCAGGTGTGGAACG
The sequence above is drawn from the Armatimonadota bacterium genome and encodes:
- a CDS encoding iron-sulfur cluster carrier protein — protein: MIFRKKGSEDGTGQTGAITTETVLGSLKDVKDPEIGRPLVELGMIRNVRVCGGQVAFEVQLTTPACPLKATIEQDCRNAVMTIPGVEQVNIEWSSRVPQGRRREQQPVPGVKHIIAVASGKGGVGKSTVAVNLAAALASSGAKTGLLDADIYGPSIPLMLDIQQTPMLVKVRDPETGEEVKRMAAPEKYGLKLMSLGFLAEGDAPVMWRGPMVASAVRQMLTETDWGELDYLVVDLPPGTGDAQISLAQIVPLTGVVIVMTPQDVALTIATKALRMFEHLNTPVLGIVENMATFVCPNCGEESEIFGHTGAGQRAAEELGVRFLGRIPLDPRIVTDSDAGIPTFIRDPESRPGRAYASIASQVAAEISVQTITGQRPSRRPADAATGPR
- the nuoN gene encoding NADH-quinone oxidoreductase subunit N, giving the protein MRLKEATLLLSSTLAAACASTAHAVAVAPVAPAGNSPALPLMDLLLVSAPAAALCAAATLVMLFGAFWPASARRALPWIALAGIAGTGWATLAAPGTQQGPVRLLALDSFTVIFSLLVLAATAIAVLLSVNYVNREEMARGEYYSLMMFSAAGALLMAAADDLILLFMGLELLSIPLYVLAGFARGREQSKEAALKYFLLGAFASSFLVFGAALVFASVGGTGYHQMALGLLLLGRGADALLAAGVAMVLIALAFKVALVPFHWWTPDVYQGAPTPVTAFMSIVAKAAGFAALVRIVSAGAHGDLPGWNALLWALAAATMVWGNLLALAQQNVKRLLAYSSIGHAGYLLLGVLTGTVNGFSALVFYLAAYGVTTLGAFGVAAFLAGKGDRIETLYDYRGAARRHPFAGALMAVFLFSLAGIPPFAGFFAKLYLFLAALEQGYVGLTVIAVLTSVLAVYYYLRVSVMMWMEEPREEPSEAPQYEPARLSAAALAALAAGVTLLGIFSSPVLRWSDRAAIAAVETGRGAAPGRTGIGEAQPSLPPVDIPEPGPAASVPSQE
- the nuoM-1 gene encoding NADH:ubiquinone oxidoreductase subunit M, whose amino-acid sequence is MGAEQFQKHILTIITFLPLAGAALVAFIPRRATTAIKTVALLVSAATFAISVPLFFWFRTGTPGMQFTVDVPWITLLGQQAIRYSVGIDGISLFMVLLTTFLTMIAIAGSFAGIKDREREYYALMLMLETGMLGVFVALDLVLFYVFWEAMLIPMYFIIGVWGGPRRIYAAVKFFIYTMAGSLLMLVAIIAMAVIKYQATGVLTFSVQELYGLEMARGTQTLLFLAYALAFAIKVPMFPFHTWLPDAHVEAPTAGSVILAGVLLKMGTYGFLRFCIPFFPEASLAFAPVMIALGIIGIIYGALVALVQPDMKKLVAYSSVSHLGVSVLGIFVFTLQGAQGSLVQMISHGFSTGALFLLVGMIYERRHTRLIEDYGGIWASMPKYGAIFVIVTMASIGLPFLSGFVGEWLVLVGSWLANPWYAVLAATGAILSACYMLWMLQRVLQGPITRDENRSLKDLNFREMAVLVPLVAGTIWLGVYPKPFLDRMEPSVDNVIRMAQSAGVSSPASYQADAAARKEAR
- a CDS encoding HD family phosphohydrolase: MADSKGDATPMTGMDIPSLPGGLASVLSVAGSEDATAEDVAQAIMLDPGLSTKVLRMANSAFYGRLTRAETVTEAVVTLGFGAVRTIALAASVVEHILPEESVPGLSWQAFWKHCVSTGASAELLLRHMTGSRRNAEVAFVAGLLHDVGKLVVARNAPTAFAASIQAARARGGNSIAAETEVLGTDHSLVGAMLAEAWRIPDVIATAISSHHCDTDPAELDPSVAAVRAGNIIAKMAQGSYLAGCEVTQTAADAAAAAGVDPQVIAEVLEALPGRLLECEEVTSWGSALPGAPAVAA